From the Ovis aries strain OAR_USU_Benz2616 breed Rambouillet chromosome 10, ARS-UI_Ramb_v3.0, whole genome shotgun sequence genome, the window GACCAAGGCTGAAGCTCACCACATGCATCTCTCTTGGCCTCCATATTAGCCTTCCTGTGTATTTTCACAAGGCAGCCTCTGGCCACTGTATCTTTTCCCCCTTAAGTGTCAGGAAACTTCCTGCAAATATTGTAAAAGCAGAAGCTGAAGGAGCTTGAGTGCGAAGCTAACATTCTTCGGATCTTTCTCACAGTTTCAAAAAGCAGATCACCcactgctgtttccttttcctgtgTGTTTTTTAAGTGACAAAGATCCACTGCCAAGATACTATTTCTGTTCAGAGCTAGTGAGAGAGAGCAAAGAGAGACAGGCACAAAAATTTCCCCCAGCTCCACCACGGTGGAGAGATGGTGTTTTCAGTAAAATGGAAACTAGAAACATGGAAAAGGTCTGGAAGATGAGCTGTGCTGTAAATGTAAAACACAAGTCAGCCAAAGTGATAACTCGAAGTACTATTTGTAATGCTAAATACAGACATTTAAAGAGTCTACAATATTATACTCTATATCTAATTCTATTACGTGATATCCTAGTCTCCATAAGCATGAGTAATGTTGACCTCTCCCATTCATAAAGCATGCAGgtgcatttttaaagatttactttttttaattggggaattctttggcagtccagtggttaggatgcttTCACTCCCAAGggcccggatttgatccctggtcaggaaaccaagattccacatgctgagcagtaaagcccaaaaaaagaaacaacaaaacctGATAGACTATACAGAGCACTGCTCATAGCTGCTCAATAAAGCGTTGCATTGAACCTGTTATGTGGCGATGGGAGAGGAacgtgggggagaatggatacacgtatatatgtggctgagttcctttgctgtccacctgaaaccatcacaacattgttaaccaccTACATGCcaaggtaaaataaaaagtttaaaaaatcgcATCATATTTATAGACTATTAAAGCAGAATGAAATTTAGAGATGACCTATCCTACCTTTTTgctttacagattagaaaactggggttcagaaagattaaataactGACCCAAGGCAGCACAGATAAGAAGCAGCAGATCTGGGCCTCGAATTCCGATCTCTAGTTCCTCAATCTGCCTTCTTCCTATTCTATGATGTTGCCTCACGATTCCAGGCTCACTCTTCTGCTCGCTCTCATTTGCTAGACAGCAAGCAAGAATTACTGCAGCATTTCCTCTGATTTCTTATCTTTGGACTTGACAACCGAGCTACCTAAGCAACCAAGTATGAACACTGGGGACATCCCTCCCCAATCCgcatccccccgccccccgccccggccacacacacacacacgcacactgttAATTCTCATTAGGACAATCTTGGAAGAAAGCATGCGCTGTAAGAAGACACCCTTCTACCATGGAATGCTGGGGCAATACAGTAGATGCTGCTGGTCACCGAACACTATTCTCACTTCCTTCTTGCTTAGAATAGTGCAACTTTATTCAGCTGTTGAGAAACAGACAGTATGTTCAGAGGTGAACCCTGCCTGGCCAAACCAAGTCATTTCATTCTCTCGGACAATGAGATATTAGAACTGACTGGGAGGCTTTGGGGGAGTATTTCCTTCCTGATAAAGGGAAGGTGTGGTACcccttaccacacacacacagcccacgcAAGACTGCGGGAGCCACAACCACAGACTCACAAAAGAACAAAGCAACAGTAACCTCAACAGCACAGTGCTGCCTAGGTTTCTGGTTTTTCCCAGTTGCTTCCTCCTGTTAAACATAGCAACCTGATGGTATCAGTCATCACAATAAGACGCTTGCCATTTACAAAGCACTTCCTTGGTGAGTAACACGGCgtgataaaagagaaagagatgaattATAAACCTCAGCAAGATCGTGAGCGAATTATTTATCCCGtctgagcctgtttcttcatTGGTAAGATGAGAGAATCACAAACCTCAGCTTGGTTCCTGACATTTTAATGAAAGAATGTGCCGGAAAGCGGAGTTGTCACCCATTATGAGAGCCAAACCACTGACGCTCCAGATCCAAATCAGGATCTGCTGCAGAAGCAAGGGCTTCTGACTGGCCAATGTTTTGAAAATTCTATTTTTCGGGGCCATCATTTCTACTGGGAAAAATATAGTGACactgttcaggaaaaaaaaattaacaaagctgCTTAATCGTCCTTAATTTTAACTACATTAACAcagctttataatttttaaataaaaatttaaacttctAATTTTAACATAATAGTAgtagttcagtcactgagtcatgtctgactctttgcgaccctatggactgcagcacaccaggcttccctgtccgtcatcaactcaACTCATTTATAGATATATACGCATATATATATGGTGgcccagatagtaaagaatctgcccccaatgcaggagacttgggtttaacccctggattaaacctggagaagggaatggcaacccactccaggatccttgcctggagaattccatgaacagaggagcctggtgggctacagtccatggggttgcaaagagtcagacacagctaagtgactaaACACTTTTACACTTTCACATATAAGGTAAGccataaaattatatatctataataattatatataattatatatataattttatattatatatatttaaatatatatattatatatatattggttTACTTTCAACACTTTAGGCCTAATTTTTAAGACTGTTTAATCCTACTTAGGCAGTTCTTAAGCACATATGGTTCCAAGCAAACGAAAGAATCTCCAGGCACCAGAAACACAGGGAGGCATGAGCTGAAAGAAAAGGTCcagttctcagctttctgctTGGAGGGGATCTGAGATCCTGGGAGGAAGAGCAGGAGAGAAGCAGCTGAACACGACCCGGTTCCGAGCCAGGCGCCCGCCCTCCTGCCTACGGAGTCTGAGCTGCAGAGACCCAGGAGCTGCGCCGAGGCTCCTAGGGCAGAGCGGAAGGGCAAAGGGCATCCTGGCGGCACCAGGGTGTCTTCTCCCGGAGCCCCGGCGGCGCcgggggaggggctcagagccGGCCCCGCCCCCGACCCGCCCGGGAGGGAAGCAGAAAAAGGGGAACCGGCCCCATCCTCTCACACTATACTGGATTCTCAGGACTGAAAGCCGCTGCCCTGGGAGGACCACACAGACGGGCAGCCTCGGTAACTCTTAACTTGGTAGTAACTCCCTAGTAACTCTGAGGTAATTGTCATTTTTACGCTTCTACCCCTGGCCTGAGGATTGAACAGAGGGCGTCTCATTTTCCTCCACGGGGCAGCTGAAATCTATTCCTGGGCCTGAGATGTCCCTTCCCCTGTTCCAGCCAAGGTTTCTTGGGACTTAACGTGGGGACAGGTCTTGGTCTTAACACTTGAGATTCTTCAAAAACGTGTGTAATGTTCTGGAGGTGATTTATGTCGGTAAGCCACTGGAGGAAACCACTTTGCTCTGACTGGTTCCTTTGCCTGCAGTCAGCAGGATTTATAAATAGGCATGGTTAAAGGGGTGGCAGCCTGGtcctgggtggggcaggggcggggtggtTCCAAAGGCTGCAGAAGTCACCACTAACCCCCTGCCCACTTCTCTCAGTGCACTGACCCCAAAATAACTTCCCCTTGGGGTTTAGGCTTCCAGGTGGACACCAGAGGCTCGAAGCCACGGAACGGCAAGAATCGAAGACATCCTTCAGTCACTTCTGCTCAACCAGGTTTGTCTAGCAGAAGTGGGTTGTACCTCCTTGCCTTAACTACCAAGGAATGGGAGCTGACGTTCCATGTCTTCACGGGGAGACCCTGGTCTCTTCTCTGCAGCAGGCACCCCTCCCCCCCGACCCCCAGAAATAGGTCAGCTGATGCTGACTCACACAGCCCTTCTTCCCTGCCCTTTCAAAGcccagacctgggtttgaaagCTGACACTGTGGACATTACCTTGGGTGTAGAAGCCCTTCTCCCATGGCCCACACGGATTTGTCTTCCTCCCGACGAGTGCACCTGGCCTTTCTTCCCTAGGGTCTGGCAGTGGCCCCCCATGGGGTCTGTGAGTTCTCGAAGTCACACGACAGAAGCCCAGGTGGTGATGATGGGCCTGGACTCGGCCGGCAAGACCACACTCCTGTACAAACTGAAGGGCCACCAGCGGGTGGAGACCCTGCCCACCGTGGGTTTCAATGTGGAGCCCCTCGAGGCCCCTGGGCAGGCATGCCTCACCATCTGGGACGTCGGGGGCCAGAGCCCGCTCAGGGCCAGCTGGAAGGACTACCTGGAGGGCACGGCCGTCCTTGTGTTTGTGCTGGACAGCACAGACGACGCCCGCTTGCCCGAGGCAGTGGCTGAGCTCACGGAGGTCTTGGAGGACCCCCACCTGGATGGCGTCCCCCTCCTGGTGCTGGCCAACAAGCAGGAGGCACCCCACGCCCTG encodes:
- the ARL11 gene encoding ADP-ribosylation factor-like protein 11, with product MGSVSSRSHTTEAQVVMMGLDSAGKTTLLYKLKGHQRVETLPTVGFNVEPLEAPGQACLTIWDVGGQSPLRASWKDYLEGTAVLVFVLDSTDDARLPEAVAELTEVLEDPHLDGVPLLVLANKQEAPHALPLPEIRDRLGLQRFPGLCWELRACSALTGEGLPEALGSLRRLLSYRSPPSL